CGGCCGGTGCGGTGGTCGAGGGTGGACGGTCGCTGACCGTCCAGGTCGGCGCCCCGCTCGCCACTCTGGACGACCTGCGCGGCATCGTGCTCACCCGGCCCGGCGCGGCCCCGGTCCGCCTCGCCGACGTGGCCACGGTGACCGAGCAGCTCGGGCCGCCCACCTCGATCACCCGCACCGACGGCCGGAACAGCCTCGGCATCGCGATCACCGCCGCTCCGGACGGCGACGCGGTGACCATCTCCCACGAGATCCGGGACCGGCTCGCCGAGCTGAAGGCCGCCTCCGGAACCGAGCTGACCGTGACCTTCGACCAGGCGCCGTTCGTTGAGAAGTCGATCGAGAGCCTCACCACCGAGGGGCTGCTCGGCCTGGTCATGGCGGTCATCGTCATCCTGGTCTTCCTGGTCTCGGTCCGCTCCACCCTGGTCACCTCGGTCTCCATCCCGCTGTCGGTGCTGGTGGCCCTGCTGGCGCTCTGGCGCGGGGACTACTCGCTCAACCTGCTCACCCTCGGCGCGCTGACCATCGCGGTCGGCCGGGTGGTGGACGACTCGATCGTGGTGCTGGAGAACATCAAGCGTCACCTGGAGTACGGCGAGCCGAAGCGCCAGGCGATCCTCACCGCGGTCCGGGAGGTGTCCGGCGCGGTGACCGCCTCGACCCTCACCACGGTCGCGGTGTTCGCGCCGATCGCTCTGGTCGGGGGCTTCGTCGGGCAGCTCTTCGCGCCGTTCGCGATCACCGTCACGGTGGCGCTTCTCGCCTCGCTGCTGGTCTCGCTGACCGTCATCCCGGTGCTGGCGTACTGGTTCCTCAAGCCGGCCGGCGGTTCGGTCGACGCCGAGACGGTCCGCCGCGAGGCGGAGGAGAAGGAGCTGCGCAACCCGCTCCAGCGGGCGTACCTGCCGGTCATCGAGTTCGCCACCGGGCGGCGGTGGACCACGGTGGCTATCGGCCTGGTGGTGCTCCTGGGCACCTTCGGGCTGGCCACCCGGCTGGAGACCAACTTCATCGACGACTCCGGCCAGGGCACCCTGAACATCAGCCAGAAGCTGCCGGTGGGGACGGGGCTGGACGGCACCGACGAGGCGGCCCGCCAGGTCGAGGCGGTGCTGGAGCGGACCGAGGGCGTCGAGACGTACCAGGTCACCATCGGTGGCAGCGGCCTGCCCTGGGAGGGCGGGGGCGGCAACAGCACCGCCAGCCACGTCGTCCAGCTCGCCGAGGACACCGACACGGAGCAGCTCCGGGAGGACCTGCGCCGGGAGTTCGACGCGCTCGGCGCGGGCGCTGGCGAGATCAGCTTCGGTGCGGCCCAGGGCGGCACCTCGGCCAACCAGCTCGCGGTGATCGTCCAGGCCAGTGACCCGGAGGTGCTCGCCCGCGCGTCCGAGGAGGCCCGCAAGGCGATGGCCGAGCTGGACGGCGTCGAGGACGTTTCGTCCAGCCTGGCCGAGCGGGTGCCCCGGATCGACGTCACCGTCGACCGGGTCGCGGCGGCCCGGGCCGGCCTGACCGAGGCGGCCGTCGGGCAGCTCGTCGGGCAGGTGTTCCGGGGTAGCCCGGTAGGTAGGGTGAACCTCGACAGTGGACAGCACGACGTGGTGCTGCGGTTCACCGCCCCCGCGCCGACCTCGGTGGACCAGCTCCGCCAGATGCGGGTCGGCGCGGTCACCCTGGACGCCGTCGCCGACATCCAGCAGGTCGAGGGGCCGCAGCAGGTCACCCGGATCGACGGCGAGCGCAGCGTCACGGTCACCGGTACGGCGAGCGGCTCCAACCTCGGCGCGATCACTGCCGAGTTGCAGCGCAAGCTGGACGGGATCGACGTACCGGGGGCGACCCTGAGCGTCGGCGGGGTCAGCGCCGACCAGGCGGAGGCCTTCGCCGACCTGGGCCTGGCGGTGCTGGCCGCGATCGCGATCGTCTTCCTGATCATGGTGGCGACGTTCCGCAGCCTGGTGCAGCCGCTGATCCTGCTGGTGTCCATCCCGTTCGCGGCGACCGGCGCGATCGGACTGCTGCTGGTCACCGGCACCCCGATGGGCGTGCCGGCCCTGATCGGCGTGCTGATGCTGGTCGGCATCGTGGTCACCAACGCGATCGTCCTGCTGGACCTGATCAACCAGTACCGGGACCAGGGGATGAGCGTCCGGGAGGCGGTCGTCGAGGGTGGCCGGCGTCGGCTGCGTCCGATCCTGATGACCGCGGTGGCGACCATCTTCGCGCTGTTGCCGATGGCCTTCGGCCTCACCGGCGAGGGCGGGTTCATCTCCCAGCCGCTGGCCATCGTGGTGATCGGTGGCCTGATCAGCTCGACACTGCTCACGCTGGTGCTGGTGCCGACGCTCTACACCATGGTGGAGGGCCGCAGGGAGCGGGCCCGGCCCCGGAGGGTGGGAGCCGGCGACGGCACCGTCCCGGCCGACGGGGACACGGCGGAGGCCACCGCGCCCGAGCCGGCCACCGTGGCCGCCGGACCGACGTCGGGATCCGGCAACGGGGCGGCCCGCCCGGCGCCCTCGGCGGCACTGGTCGACGGCACCGACCAGTTCGAGGTGCTGCGGCTGCCGAAGACCCGGCACTCGCCGCTGCCCCCGCAGGACTGACCGACGGTGTCCCCGGTACGGCGGTAGGCCGTACCGGGGACACCCTGGGCATCGGGTACGGGTGTGCCACCGGAACCGGGCCCCACCTCCGCGCCGACCGGTGTCCCACCGACGTCCGTCGCGGGGGTAGCGTCTGGGCACGTGGCGTCGACCCTCTCCGTCCTGACCCGGAACCGGAACTTCCGCACCCTCTTCCTCGCCGAACTGGTGGTCTTCGGCGCTGACTGGTTCGTCATGGTGCCCCTGCTGGTGCTCCTGCCGCAGTTGACCGGCAGTGGGGTGTGGGGCGCGCTGGTCCTCGCCGTCGACACCGGGGTCGTGGCGCTGCTGCTGCCGTACACCGGCACCATCGCCGACCGGTTCGACCGGCGGCGGATCCTCATGGCGGCGAACGGTGCCGCCCTGGTCGGGGCGCTGCTGCTGCTCGCGGTCCGCAGCTCCGGCACGGCCTGGCTGGCGATGCTCGCGATCTCCATCATCGCGGTGGCGAAGGCGTTCTACTCGCCCGCCGCGCAGGCCGCCCTGCCGAACGTCCTCGACCCGGACGAGCTGGCCGCCGGCAACGCCGTCGCCGGCTCCGCGTGGGGCACGATGACCGTGGTCGGGGCGTCCCTGGGCGGTCTGATCAGCGCGGCCTTTGGCCCGTACGTCTGCTTCTGGGTGGCGGCGGTGGCCCTGCTGACGGCCGCCGGCCTGACCACGCTGATCCGCCGGCCGTTGCAGGCGCCCCGCGACCACGCCGAGCCGGTCCAGCGGACCTGGGCGGCGATCCGCGAGGCGCTGGCCTACATCGCCCACCGCCCCCGGGTGCTCGCCCTGGTCACCGTGAAGTCGGCGGTCGGCCTCGGTAACGGGGTGTTGACCGTCTTCCCCCTGCTCGCCGGCCTGTACGGGGTGGGCGCGGTGGGCACCGGACTGCTCTTCGCCGTGCGCGGCGCGGGGGCGCTGATCGGCCCGATCCTGATGCGCCGGGTGCTGACCAACCGCCGCTGGTTGCTGACCGGGCTGGCACTGTCCATGTCCACCTACGGCCTGGCCTACGTCGGCGTCTCGGTGACCGGCTGGTTCCCGCTGGTCCTGGCGCTGGTTTTTGTGGCGCACTTCGCCGGTGGCGGCAACTGGGTGATGTCGAACTTCGCGCTCCAGGGTGAGGTGCCGGACCGGCTGCGCGGCCGGGTCTTCGCCACCGACATGATGCTGGCGACGTTGGCCATCTCGGTCAGCCAACTGGTGGTCGCCGCGCTGGTCGACACCATCGACGAGCGGATCGTGCTGGCCGGCTGCGGCCTGACCACCCTCGTGTACGCGGTCGGCTGGCGGATCGCCACCCGGCGGCTGTCGCTGACCGAGCAACCGTCGGCGGCGGAGCCGGTCACGTCCCGGTGAAGGGTCCGGTCCCGGCCTGGTGAAGGGTCCGGTCCCGGCCCGGTGACGGACCAGGTCACGTCCCGGTGAACCCGGGGCGTCCCGCGCCCCCACCTGTCGGTCCCGCCCCCTAACATCTAGCCGTGCCCCTGAACTTCGCCTCCGGCCCGGTCCGGGTCCGGGTCCCCGCGACCAGCGCCAACCTGGGGCCGGGCTTCGACGCGCTCGGCCTCGCGCTTGGTCTCCACGACGACGTGGCCGCCGAGGTGACCAGCGACGGCGTCCGGGTGGCGGTCACCGGCCAGGGGGCCGGTGAGCTGCCCGCCGACGACCGGCACCTGGTGGTGCGGGCCATGCGGGCCACCTTCGACGCCCTCGGTGGACAGCCCGCCGGACTGGCCGTGGAGTGTGTCAACCGGATCCCGCAGGCGCGGGGGTTGGGCTCCTCCTCGGCGGCGATCGTGGCCGGGGTCCTGCTCGCCCGCGCGCTGGTGGACGACGGGGCGGAACGCCTGGACGATGCCGCGCTGCTGCGGCTCGCCGCCGACATCGAGGGCCATCCGGACAATGTGGCGCCCTGCCTGCTCGGCGGCTTCACCGTGGCATGGACGGAGCCGACCGGCGCGCGGGCGGTCTCCCTCGCCCCGGCCGCCGGGGTGAGCCCCATGGTCTTCGTGCCGGACGAGCGCGGGCTGACCGCGACGGCCCGGGCGGCGTTGCCGGCGTCGGTGCCGCACGCGGACGCCGCGCTGACCGCTGGTCGGGCCGCGTTGCTGGTGCACGCGCTGACCGCCGAGCCGGCGCTGCTGCTGCCGGCGACCGAGGACCGGCTGCACCAGCACTACCGCGCCGAGGGGATGCCGGCGACGTACGCCCTGGTCACCGCGTTGCGGGAGGCGGGTGTGGCGGCCGTGGTCAGTGGGGCGGGGCCGACGGTGCTGGCGTTGACCGATCCTGGCGCGGACTTCGAGCCGGGAACAGGATGGCAGGTCTGGCGGTTACCAGTGGACGGCAGCGGCGCACAGGTCAGTCGGGGTAGACTGGGACACGCCGAGCGGGACCCTGTTGCCGCAGGTCGTATGAGTTGATTACGCTCTAGACTTAGCACAGCCGCGAAGCATGCGATCTTCCTGCGGGTCGGCGCACCCCCGAAGCTATCGGCGGTCAGCCCGTCTCACTCCTGCCTAGGCCCACGCCGTACCGCAGTTTCCGCAGGTCGCCGCAGACGGCGAGACCTACCCGCCGAGGTTTGGTGGGTCGGGAAACCGACCGGCTGCTGTGTCACAGACTCCCGCGACGCGTCACGCGACACGGGTGCACCGAGGCCGCCCGGCCACCTGAGTTCTTGACTCCGGGCGACCCCGGCCTATCGAGGGAAGGAATCCATTGAGCGACACCACCGACGTGACGTCGGATGCTTCCAACGTCGCTGGCGAAGCCACCGCCGCCCCTGCCCGTCGTCGGCGGACCGGCACCGGCCTGTCCGCGATGCTGCTGCCGGAGCTGCAGAGCCTGGCCGCGTCGCTCGGCATCTCCGGCACCGCGCGGATGCGCAAGGTCGAGCTGATCGGCGCCATCACCGAGCGGCAGGGCGGCGCCGCCGCCGGGGCCCCTCGACCGCGTGCCGAGGTCGCGGCCGCCGCAGCCACCCCCGTCCGCGAGGAGGTCCGGGCGGAGGTGCGGGAGACCGCCGAGCCGGCGGCCCCGCCGGCCGAGGCCGAGCCCCGGCCGCGGAGCCGGCGCAGCCGGGCCGCCGCCACCGCCGAGCGCGCCGCCGCGACTGCGGCCGCCGCCCCGGTCAGCACCGAGGCGGCGCCGCGTGAGGCCGCCCCGGAGACCGCCGAGCGCACCGAGCGTCCGGAGCGGGCCGAGCGTGCGGACCGCGGCGAGCGGGCGGAGCGGGGTGAGCGCGGGGAGCGTGGCGACCGGGCCGAGCGCAACGAGCGCGGTGACCGCGCGGAACGCGGCGAGCGGGCCGAGCGTGGCGACCGCAACGAACGGGCCGAGCGCAACGAACGGGCCGAGCGTGGCGAACGGGCCGAGCGCGGCGAGCGGGCGGACCGCAACGAGCGCGGCGACCGGGGCGAGCGGGCCGACCGTAACGAGCGGGGCCAGCGCGGCGACCGGGATCGCGACCGGGACCGGGACACCGACACCGACGACGACGGCGAGGGCGGCGGCCGGCGCGGCCGGCGCAGCCGGTTCCGGGACCGTCGCCGGGGCCGTGGCGAGCGCACCGAGGCCGGCGACACCGGCGGCGGGCGCGAGCCGCAGGTCAGCGAGGACGACGTGCTCGTCCCGGTGGCCGGCATCATCGACGTGCTGGACAACTACGCCTTCGTCCGGACCACCGGCTACCTGGCCGGTCCGAACGACGTGTACGTCTCGATGTCCCAGGTCAAGAAGTACGGCCTGCGGCGCGGCGACGCCATCACCGGTGCGGTGCGCACGGCACGCGACGGTGAGCAGCGGCGGGACAAGTACAACCCGCTGGTGCGGCTGGACACGGTCAACGGCATGGAGCCGGAGGAGGCCCGCCGCCGTCCGGAGTTCTACAAGCTCACCCCGCTGTACCCGCAGGAGCGGCTGCGGCTGGAGACCGAGCCGCACATCCTCACCACCCGGGTCATCGACCTGGTCACGCCGATCGGCAAGGGCCAACGGGCGCTGATCATGTCGCCGCCCAAGGCCGGTAAGACCATGGTGTTGCAGGCGATCGCCAACGCGATCACCCACAACAACCCGGAGTGCCACCTGATGGTGGTGCTGATCGACGAGCGGCCCGAAGAGGTCACCGACATGCAGCGGTCGGTGAAGGGCGAGGTCGTCGCGGCCACGTTCGACCGTCCGCCGCAGGACCACACCACCGTCGCCGAGCTGGCGATCGAGCGGGCCAAGCGCCTGGTCGAGCTGGGGCACGACGTGGTCGTGCTGCTCGACTCGGTGACCCGGCTCGGCCGGTCGTACAACCTGGCGGCGCCGGCCAGCGGCCGGATCATGTCCGGTGGTATCGACTCGACCGCGCTCTACCCGCCGAAGCGCTTCCTCGGCGCGGCGCGGAACATCGAGAACGGCGGCTCGCTGACCATCCTCGCCACCGCCCTGGTGGAGACCGGGTCGGTGATGGACACGGTCATCTTCGAGGAGTTCAAGGGCACCGGCAACGCGGAGCTGAAGCTGGACCGGAAGATCGCCGACAAGCGGGTCTTCCCGGCCATCGACATCCACACCTCCGGCACCCGTAAGGAGGAGATCCTGCTCGCGCCGGAGGAGCTGGCCATCAATCGCAAGCTCCGCAAGGTCCTGCACTCGCTGGACTCGCAGGCGGCGCTGGACCTGCTGCTGGACAAGCTCAAGCAGACCCGGACCAACATCGAGTTCCTGATGCAGATCGCCAAGTCGACGCCGGGCGAGTAGCCCGTCGGCAGGGCCGCCGCACTCGACGTCGAGGCGCTGGCGGTCGGCACACATGCGGAAAGGGGCACGACCGTTCGCGGTCGTGCCCCTTTCCGCTGCTCACCGAGAGATCGCCCGCTGAAGTTTTCCTTCAGTTGGCTGGCAGGGTATTGAAAGTTCTGTTCGCTGTCCGGTTGACTGGCATCCATGCGTACCCGATCCGCCCGACTTGCCGGCGTGCTGCTGCTGACGCCGCTGCTCGGCCTGGCCGCGCCGATGCCGGTCGTCGCCGCGCCACCCGAGGTTGACACGGCCGCCGAGGACGTCCCCCGCGCCTCCTCCCACCCGAGCACGGTCACCACCCTGGCCGCCGCGGGCGTCGCGCCCGCCGACGGCCTGGAGACCGCGAAGACCACCCGCCCGGTCGCCCCCGGGCTCGACCTCACCTCCTTCGACCGGTACGACCAGCAGGGCTGGCTGCGTGCCGACGCGCTCACCGCCGACCTGACCGGCGGGCTCACCGTCGACTACGTCAACTCCGGCGCGGTCAGCCGGGCCGAGCCACTGCGCGGCGCGGTGGACGCCGCCCGCGCGGTCGCCGCGGTCAACGGCGACTTCTTCGACATCAACAACTCTGGTGCCGCCCAGGGCGTCGGCATCCGCGCTGGCGAGCTGGTCCAGTCGCCGGTCGCCGGGCACACCAACGCGGTGGCGGTCACCGCCGAGGGACTCGGCCGGGTGATCCAGGTGCACTTCGAGGGCACCGCGACCCTGCCCGGCGGGCCGGTGAACCTGACCCAGTTCAACAACATGGTCCAGGGCAACGGCATCGGCGTCTTCACCGCACTCTGGGGCTCGTACGACCGGGGTCGGGCGGTGGAGGGCGCCGCCCGGGTCACCGAGGTCACCCTGGTCGACGGTCGGGTCGCCACGGTCGCCGACCGCGCCGGCAGCGGACCCATCCCGGCCGGCACCACCATCCTGCTCGGCCGGGACGCCGGGGCCGCCGCGCTCGCCGCGCTGCGACCGGACGACGCGGTCACCGTCGCCTACCGGCCCAGGCCGTCCGACGGCAGCAGCCTGCACGCCGCAGTCGGCGGCGGCAACGTGCTGGTCCGCGACGGCGTGGTGCAGAACATCGCGGACGCCTCGCTGGCGCCCCGTACCTCGGTCGGGTTCACCGCCGACGGACGCAAGATGATCATGCTCACGGTGGACGGCCGGCAGGTCGACAGCCGGGGCGTCACCCAGACCGAGATGGGCCGGATGATGGCCGAACTCGGCGCGCACCACGCGCTCAACCTCGACGGCGGCGGCTCCTCCACGCTGCTCGCCCGGGAGCCCGGCGCGGCCACCGTCCAGGTGGAGAACAGCCCCTCCGACGGCAGCGAGCGGGCCGTCCCCAACGGCCTGGCCATCTACGCGCCGAAGGGCAGCGGCCGGCTCACCGGCTACTGGCTGGAAACCGCCACCGACCCGACCGCCGCGCCCGGCGTCGCCCCGGTCCGGGGCGGCCGACCCGACCGGGTCTTCCCCGGCCTGACCCGCCGGCTCACCGCCGCCGGCCACGACGAGACGTACGGCCCGGCGGCCGGCACGCCGAAGTGGCGGGCCAACCCGGCGGCCCAGGGCACCGTCGACGCCGACGGGGTCTTCCGGGCCATCCGTCCCGGTCGGACCACCGTCACCGCCTGGCGCGACGAGGCCCGGGGCACCCTCGACCTCACCGTGCTCGGCCCGCTGGCCCGTGTCGACGCCACCGTCGACCGGGTGGGGCTCGACGGCACTGGCGGCACCGGCGTCTTCGGGGTGGTCGGCTACGACGCCGAGGGGAACACCGCGCCGATCGAGTCCGCCGACCTGTCCCTCGACTACGACCGGGACCTGCTGCGGATCACCCCCACGGCCGACGGCAACCTGACCGTCGTCGCGCTGAAGGACAGCGGCTCGGCCCTGGTCACCGTCACCGTGGCCGGGCAGCGCACCGTGCTGCCGGTGACCGTCGGTCTCGCCGACGTGCCGGTCGCCGGGTTCGACGACGCCGCGAAGTGGAAGTTCAGCGCCGCCCGCGCCACCGGCTCGGTCGCGCCGGTGGCCGGGTACACCGGCACCGGCCTGCGGATGTCGTACGACTTCGGTCAGTCCACCGGCACCCGGGCCGCGTACGCCGACCCGCCGGCCTGGATCACCGTGCCGGGGCAGCCACAGGCGTTCGGCATGTGGATCAAGAGCAACGGTCGTGGCGAGTGGCCCAGCCTGCACCTGCACGACGCACAGGACACCCAGCACGTGCTGCGCGGCCCGTACCTCACCTGGACCGGCTGGCGGTACGTCCAGTTCGACGTGCCGGCCGGGGTGCAGTACCCGCTGCGGGTGCGCCGGTTCTACGTGGCCGAGACCGACCCTGCCGCCAAGTACACCAGCGAGGTGGTCATCGACGACCTGGTGGCGAAGGTGTCGCCCACGGTGGAGGTCCCGGCCGAGCCGCACCGGACCGACCGGGTGGTACTCCGCGACGGCACCGTGGACGGCGCGCCCTGGCGGTTCGCGGTCCTCTCCGACGCGCAGTTCGTCGCGGCGAACCCGGACAGCGACCTGGTCGCCCAGGCCCGCCGGACGCTGCGCGAGGTGAAGGCGGCGAAGCCGGACTTCCTCGTCATCAACGGAGACTTCGTGGACACCGCCTACCCGGCGGACTTCGCCCTGGCCAAGCGGATCCTCGACGAGGAACTCGGCGGCGAGCTGCCCTACTACTACGTGCCGGGCAACCACGAGATCATGGGTGCCCCGATCGCCAACTTCGAGGCGGTCTTCGGCGCGCCCTCGCGGGTGTTCGACCACAGGGGAACCCGCTTCGTCACGCTGAACACCTCGGCCGGAACCCTGCGCGGTGGCGGCTTCGACCAGGTCCGTGCGCTGCGGACCGCGTTGGACTCCGCCGCCGGTGACGACGCGGTCGGTTCGGTGGTCGTGCTGCACCACCACCCGCCGCGGGACCCCGGCGCGGCCAAGGCCAGCCAGCTCACCGACCGGAAGGAGGCGGCGCTGGTGGAGCAGTGGCTGACCGACTTCCAGCACCGCACCGGCAAGGGCGCGCTCTTCGTCGGCGGCCACGTCGGCACGTTCCACGCCGAGCGGGTCGACGGGGTGCCGTTCGTGATCAACGGCAACGCCGGCAAGGGCCCGTCCAGCCCCGCCGACCAGGGCGGCTTCACCGGCTGGACGATGGTCGGGGTGGACCCGGTCACCCGGCAGGAGGCCGAACGGGCCCGCCGTGACCCGCTGGTCGAGGGGCCGCGCTGGGTGGCCGTCGAGTTCCGGGCGCACGTCGACCGGCTCACCCTGACCGCGCCCGACACCGTCGCGGTCGGCACCCCGGCGTCGGTCACCGCCACGATCACCCAGCCCGGTAACCGGGTGGTGCCGGTGGCCGGTCCGGTCAGCGCCGACTGGTCGGCCTCGCCGAGCGTCCACATCGGTACGGAGGACGGGGTGAAGCCCTGGCACGTGGCCCGCTTCGACCCGGCCACCGGCACGCTCACCGCGCTGCGTCCGGCGGATTCGGTGGTGCTCGCGGTGACCGTCAACGGCGTCCGCGCGGAGGCGACGGTCACCCTGACCGCCGCAGCCGCAGCTACCCCCGCCGCCTGACCCTGACCCCTCCCGGGCGGGTCCCCGCGTCAGCGGGGGCCCGCCCGTCCCGTCCGAACCCTCAGGCTCGGCGGGCGCAGAGGTCGCGGAATCGGTGGTCCCCGCAGGGCGGGTAGCCCTCCTGCTCGAGGAGACGGGCCGGAGTGGTGTCCGAGTCCGCCGGGACGGCTGACGTCAGGTGCCGGACGAACTCCGCCGCCAGGCTCGACGTCCCGGCCGGCGGGCTGCGGTGGTAGGCGTACTCGACGGTCCAGAAGGGGTACCGGTCGAGCTGCTCCGGGCTGGGGCTGACCCCGTCGATCCGTACCTCGATCACGTCGTCGCCGGCCTTGCGGGCCTGCGGGGTGTCGGCGTACCCGATCGCCCCGGGCACCCCGGCGACCCGGTCGAGCAGGTCGCCGGTGGTGTCCGTCTCGCAGAGGTACGGCGGCGGGACGCCGGGGCCGGGCGGGCGGCAGCCCGGCGCGTTCAGCCCGCGCTGTCGGCCCGGCGTGGACCCGTCGCCCAGCACGTACTGCTCGAACACTCGCCGGCTGCCGGACCGGCTGTTCCGCCCGACGAGGATGATCTCGGCAGCGGAGTACCGGGCGTCGATGTCGCGCCAGGTGCGGATCCGGCCGGCGAAGATGTCCCGGACCTGGGCCAGGGAGAGGTCGACCGGGCCGGTGGCGCTGCCCCGGACCCCGGCGTTGACCACGAGGCTGTACGGCACGATGGCCACCGGCTGCCCGACCAGGTCCCGCCGCTGCTGGTCGTCGAGCAGGGCCGGGCCGTCGTGCAGGGCGACGTCCGGCGATTCGGGCATGCTGACCCGCCGGATCCCGTCCGCGCTGTCCACGAAGTCCGAGCCGAGGTGGGCGCCGGCGTCGGCGCAGAACCGGTTGTACGAGCCGATCGCCTGGAGGGCGGCGCTGGCGAAGGCGCTTGACCCGACCACCTGTCCGGTGCCGCGTACGCAGGTCGGGTCGCCGGGCCGGGGCGGGCGCAGATCGGCCGACTGGGCGAGGATCACCATGGTCAGTGCCCCGGCGGCGAGCGACGCCACGCCGGCGGTGCCGATCCGCCACCGCCAGATCCGGTTCTTCTTGTCCTGTGCCCGGGCGTCGACGATCTCACCGCCCCGGAGCAGGCCGCC
The nucleotide sequence above comes from Micromonospora pallida. Encoded proteins:
- a CDS encoding PstS family phosphate ABC transporter substrate-binding protein, giving the protein MNGVRDAALQALLGQSSALGLLVLLAASVGWGTWKEVRARRAQRKGLSYNVLFNSPLGPPETGRLIELRDRESGAAIAEPSMAVIRITNVGSRDIAEADYQLPVRVHFGRRKVQLVDVTDGHPTDIEQVFVPTVDGDGTGVVLPPAHFNAGYRFKLLVLLSGHHDDGTVRVGGLLRGGEIVDARAQDKKNRIWRWRIGTAGVASLAAGALTMVILAQSADLRPPRPGDPTCVRGTGQVVGSSAFASAALQAIGSYNRFCADAGAHLGSDFVDSADGIRRVSMPESPDVALHDGPALLDDQQRRDLVGQPVAIVPYSLVVNAGVRGSATGPVDLSLAQVRDIFAGRIRTWRDIDARYSAAEIILVGRNSRSGSRRVFEQYVLGDGSTPGRQRGLNAPGCRPPGPGVPPPYLCETDTTGDLLDRVAGVPGAIGYADTPQARKAGDDVIEVRIDGVSPSPEQLDRYPFWTVEYAYHRSPPAGTSSLAAEFVRHLTSAVPADSDTTPARLLEQEGYPPCGDHRFRDLCARRA